A single genomic interval of Pelagerythrobacter marensis harbors:
- a CDS encoding DUF4019 domain-containing protein: protein MNILKLKSALVALPLLLGAAAMPASGAEAQAQGPQVSAQPSDAARAQQLSGDIFIRNALATVQALDAGRAAQVYDAGSAALKAVSTRQQFVEAVASTNARTGGVVAREWSRLERVRVAPPAADAAAPAVPEGSYVTVYLLARTARGQAHLEQVSFRLDEDNQWRLAGVTAALPQQQPQQPQG, encoded by the coding sequence ATGAATATTTTGAAGCTGAAATCCGCACTTGTCGCACTTCCCCTCCTGCTGGGAGCGGCCGCTATGCCCGCCTCCGGGGCGGAGGCGCAAGCTCAGGGGCCGCAGGTTTCGGCTCAGCCTTCGGATGCAGCCCGGGCGCAGCAATTGTCGGGCGATATCTTCATTCGCAATGCGCTTGCGACGGTCCAGGCGCTCGATGCGGGTAGGGCCGCGCAGGTTTACGATGCCGGTTCGGCGGCGCTGAAGGCGGTTTCCACCAGGCAGCAGTTTGTCGAGGCCGTGGCATCGACCAATGCCCGCACTGGCGGCGTGGTTGCACGCGAATGGTCGCGGCTCGAACGTGTCCGGGTGGCTCCGCCTGCGGCCGATGCGGCCGCTCCTGCGGTGCCGGAGGGCAGCTACGTCACCGTTTACCTGCTTGCGCGCACCGCTCGCGGCCAAGCGCATCTCGAGCAGGTCAGCTTCCGGCTCGACGAAGACAACCAGTGGCGCCTTGCCGGCGTCACCGCGGCGCTGCCGCAGCAGCAGCCGCAGCAGCCGCAGGGCTGA